Proteins from a genomic interval of Arvicola amphibius chromosome 17, mArvAmp1.2, whole genome shotgun sequence:
- the LOC119803528 gene encoding olfactory receptor 6C2-like, whose translation MRNRTVTTFILLGLTDDIRLKILLFIFLLLSYMLSFSGNITIITLTLTDPSLKTPMYIFLKNFSFLEISLTTACIPRFLYSISSGDKSITYMGCVAQLLFIDLFAATEFFLLAVMSYDRYVAICKPLHYMTIMNSRVCKNFIFFCWVAALIIIVPPISLGLGLEFCDSNIIDHFCCDAAPLLKISCSDTWLLEQMVIIGAVLTFIITFVCVLLSYVYIIKTILRFPSAQQRKKAFSTCSSHMIVVSITYGSCFFIYIKPSSKSDVAINKGISLLIISISPMLNPFIYALRNKQVKQAFNYSVKKLVLLSKV comes from the coding sequence ATGAGAAACCGAACAGTGACAACCTTCATCTTGCTGGGTCTGACAGATGACATTAGACTGaaaattcttctttttatctttctgcTCCTTTCTTACATGTTGAGTTTTTCTGGGAACATAACCATCATCACCCTCACTCTGACTGACCCCAGCCTTAAAAcacctatgtatatttttctcaaaaatttttCCTTCTTGGAAATTTCACTAACAACTGCTTGTATTCCCCGATTTTTATATAGCATATCGTCTGGGGACAAGTCCATTACCTATATGGGTTGTGTCGCTCAGCTACTGTTTATAGACCTCTTTGCAGCAACAGAATTTTTTCTTCTGGCTGTTATGTCCTATGATCGTTATGTGGCCATCTGTAAACCTCTGCATTACATGACTATCATGAACAGCAGAGTCTGCAAGAATTTCATCTTCTTCTGTTGGGTGGCAGCGCTGATCATCATTGTCCCACCTATTAGTCTAGGCTTGGGCCTGGAGTTCTGTGACTCAAACATCATTGACCATTTTTGTTGTGATGCAGCTCCTCTCCTGAAAATCTCTTGTTCAGATACGTGGTTGTTAGAGCAGATGGTGATAATTGGTGCAGTGCTGACCTTCATCATCACCTTTGTGTGTGTTCTCCTTTCCTATGTTTACATCATCAAAACCATTCTGAGATTCCCCTCTGcccagcaaaggaaaaaggcctttTCCACCTGTTCTTCCCACATGATTGTTGTTTCCATTACGTATGGCAGCTGCTTCTTCATCTACATCAAACCTTCATCCAAGAGTGATGTAGCTATCAATAAAGGGATTTCACTTCTCATCATATCGATTTCACCAATGTTAAATCCTTTTATTTATGCACTGAGAAACAAGCAAGTGAAACAAGCCTTCAATTACTCGGTTAAAAAACTTGTGCTCCTCTCAAAGGTGTAA
- the LOC119803425 gene encoding olfactory receptor 6C68-like, with the protein MRNHTSITTFILLGLTDDPQLQVLLFIFLFVTYLLSVTGNLTIITLTTVDPNLKTPMYFFLKNFSFLEISFTSACVPRFLYSISAGDRTITYNACATQIFFTDLFGVAEFFLLATMSYDRYVAICKPLHYMTIMNNKVCRTMVISSWIAAFMIILPPLSLGLRLEFCDSNIIDHFGCDANPILRISCSDTWLIEQMVIVSAVLTFIITLICVVFSYIYIIRTILKFPSLQQKRKAFSTCSSHMVVVSITYGSCIFIYIKPSAKEEVTINKGVSVLISSISPMLNPFIYTLRNKQVKQASHDLLKKIAFLLKK; encoded by the coding sequence ATGAGAAACCACACATCAATTACAACATTCATCCTCCTGGGACTCACAGATGATCCTCAATTGCAggtcttgctttttatttttctatttgtcacCTACCTATTGAGTGTAACTGGTAATTTAACCATCATTACCCTCACCACAGTGGATCCCAACCTTAAAACtcccatgtatttcttcctcaAAAATTTCTCTTTCCTAGAAATCTCATTTACAAGTGCCTGTGTCCCACGATTCTTATACAGTATTTCAGCAGGAGACAGAACAATTACATACAATGCATGTGCAACTCAAATATTTTTTACAGATCTCTTTGGAGTGGCTGAATTTTTTCTTCTGGCCACCATGTCGTATGATCGCTATGTGGCCATATGTAAACCTTTGCACTATATGACCATCATGAACAACAAGGTGTGCAGAACAATGGTTATTTCTTCTTGGATAGCAGCATTCATGATCATCCTACCACCACTTAGTTTAGGTTTGCGTCTGGAATTCTGTGACTCTAATATCATTGATCACTTTGGATGTGATGCAAATCCTATTCTGAGAATATCATGCTCAGACACATGGTTAATTGAGCAGATGGTAATAGTCTCCGCAGTATTGACCTTCATCATTACTCTTATATGCGTAGTCTTTTCCTACATATACATCATAAGGACAATTCTAAAATTCCCTTCTcttcaacaaaagagaaaagcctTTTCGACCTGTTCTTCACACATGGTTGTGGTTTCCATCACCTATGGCAGCTGCATCTTCATCTACATCAAACCATCTGCAAAAGAAGAGGTAACCATTAATAAAGGTGTGTCGGTGCTCATTTCCTCCATATCACCCATGCTGAATCCTTTCATATATACTCTGAGGAACAAGCAAGTTAAACAAGCTTCTCATGACTTACTCAAGAaaattgcatttcttttaaagaagtgA
- the LOC119803470 gene encoding olfactory receptor 6C2-like yields MRNCTVITFILLGLTDDPKLKTLIFICLFLTYLLSITGNLIIIFLIFIDSHLKTAMYFFLQNFAFLEISFTTACIPRYLYNISTGDRTITYNNCASQLFFTDLFGVTEFFLLAVMSYDRYVAICKPLHYITIMNSKICKRLIFCCWAAGFLVILPPLSLGLNLEFCDSNVIDHFVCDAYPLLKISCTDTWLIEQIVIVCAVLTFIMTLVCVVLSYAYIIRTIIRFPSAQQRKKAFSTCSSHMIVVSITYGSCIFIYVKPSAKDSVAINKGVIVLTTSIAPMLNPFIYTLRNKQVKQAFHDSVKRVTLFFKK; encoded by the coding sequence ATGAGAAACTGCACAGTAATAACATTCATCCTCCTGGGACTGACTGATGACCCAAAGCTGAAAACTCTGATCTTCATCTGTCTGTTTCTCACCTACCTGCTGAGTATAACTGGAAATCTCATAATCATCTTTCTCATCTTTATAGATTCACACCTAAAAACTGCCATGTactttttcctgcaaaatttcgCCTTCTTAGAAATCTCATTTACAACTGCTTGCATTCCCAGGTACTTATACAATATCTCAACAGGTGACAGGACAATTACGTATAACAACTGTGCCTCTCAATTATTTTTTACTGATCTTTTTGGTGTGACAGAATTTTTTCTGCTGGCCGTTATGTCCTATGACAGATATGTAGCCATCTGCAAACCCTTGCATTATATCACCATCATGAACAGCAAGATCTGTAAAAGACTTATCTTCTGTTGCTGGGCAGCTGGCTTCTTGGTGATCCTGCCACCACTTAGCCTGGGTCTCAATCTGGAATTCTGTGACTCTAATGTTATTGACCACTTTGTCTGCGATGCATACCCTCTCCTGAAGAtctcatgcacagacacatggcTCATAGAGCAGATAGTGATAGTTTGTGCGGTGCTGACATTTATCATGACCCTTGTGTGTGTGGTTCTTTCCTATGCATACATAATCAGGACCATTATCAGATTCCCTTCTGCCCAGCAGAGGAAAAAGGCCTTTTCTACCTGCTCTTCCCACATGATTGTGGTGTCCATCACTTATGGCAGCTGCATCTTCATCTACGTCAAACCTTCAGCAAAGGACTCAGTGGCTATCAACAAGGGTGTGATAGTGCTGACCACGTCCATTGCTCCCATGCTGAACCCCTTCATTTACACCTTGAGGAACAAGCAAGTCAAACAGGCCTTCCATGACTCAGTTAAAAGGGTCACACTGTTCTTCAAGAAGTAG